A genomic region of Candidatus Schekmanbacteria bacterium contains the following coding sequences:
- the ilvD gene encoding dihydroxy-acid dehydratase, with translation MRSREVKEGIERAPHRALFHATGVRPADFKKPFIGVVTSFTDLIPGHIGMRDLERFVEKGVHSAGGYPFIFGVPGICDGIAMGHKGMSYSLPSRELIADMIESVTNAHCLDGLVLITNCDKITPGMLMAAARLDVPSIVLTAGPMFTGRLRKKRLSLVRDTFEGVGRCRGGEISEGELHKLELEACPGPGSCQGLYTANTMACLTEVMGMSLEGCGTALAGQAKKRRLAFDSGEKIVELVSKQITPRKILNLKAFRNAIIVDLALGGSTNTVLHLPAIAHEAGIKLELEEFDKLSKKVPHISMLEPAGDNYMEDLEYAGGIPAVLSRFKDMLHDNITVSGRTILSIARGSTVEDPDVIRPLDRAYHKEGGIAILKGTLAPDGAVVKQGAVSASMMKFEGTAKVFNSEEDAVKSIVEKKIKAGDVVVIRYEGPKGGPGMREMLLPTAALVGIGLGDRVALITDGRFSGGTRGPCIGHVSPEAAEGGPIGAVKNGDRIIIDISNRKIDIGITAKELAQRLKGIKHPVKKDVGGYLSRYASLVRSANTGAIVERR, from the coding sequence ATGAGAAGCCGTGAAGTAAAAGAAGGGATAGAAAGGGCACCGCATAGAGCACTTTTCCATGCCACAGGCGTAAGACCGGCAGATTTCAAAAAGCCGTTCATAGGTGTTGTTACAAGTTTTACGGATCTTATTCCCGGTCATATAGGAATGCGGGACCTTGAACGTTTTGTAGAAAAAGGGGTTCACTCTGCAGGAGGCTACCCGTTTATCTTCGGAGTCCCCGGAATATGTGATGGCATTGCCATGGGGCACAAAGGAATGAGTTATTCGCTTCCTTCAAGGGAGCTTATCGCTGACATGATAGAGTCTGTAACGAATGCACACTGCCTTGACGGCCTTGTGCTTATTACCAACTGCGACAAGATTACTCCCGGAATGCTAATGGCAGCGGCGAGACTTGATGTTCCTTCTATTGTTCTCACTGCAGGGCCAATGTTTACGGGAAGATTAAGAAAGAAAAGGCTGTCCCTTGTAAGGGATACATTTGAGGGAGTAGGCAGATGCAGGGGAGGAGAGATATCGGAAGGAGAGCTTCACAAGCTTGAGCTTGAAGCCTGCCCCGGTCCCGGCTCTTGCCAGGGTCTTTATACGGCTAACACGATGGCATGCCTTACAGAGGTTATGGGGATGTCTCTTGAAGGCTGCGGCACTGCACTTGCAGGTCAGGCAAAAAAGAGACGCCTTGCTTTCGACAGCGGTGAAAAGATTGTAGAACTTGTAAGCAAACAGATTACCCCTCGCAAGATACTTAATCTTAAGGCATTCAGGAATGCGATCATTGTTGATCTTGCACTTGGAGGCTCAACCAATACGGTTTTACATCTTCCTGCGATTGCCCATGAAGCGGGGATCAAGCTTGAACTTGAAGAATTTGACAAGCTCAGCAAAAAAGTTCCGCATATTTCCATGCTTGAACCTGCGGGCGACAATTATATGGAAGATCTCGAATATGCAGGCGGTATACCGGCTGTTCTTTCAAGATTCAAAGACATGCTTCATGATAATATTACGGTGTCCGGAAGGACAATATTAAGCATTGCCAGAGGCTCAACTGTTGAGGATCCGGATGTAATAAGACCGCTCGACCGCGCTTATCACAAGGAGGGCGGGATAGCGATTTTAAAAGGGACTCTTGCTCCTGATGGGGCTGTGGTAAAGCAGGGAGCTGTTTCAGCATCGATGATGAAGTTTGAAGGGACTGCAAAGGTTTTTAACTCCGAGGAAGATGCTGTTAAATCTATTGTAGAGAAGAAAATAAAAGCAGGTGATGTGGTAGTTATAAGATATGAAGGCCCGAAAGGCGGCCCGGGAATGAGGGAGATGCTCCTTCCTACTGCGGCGCTTGTGGGTATAGGACTGGGAGACAGAGTTGCCCTTATTACGGATGGTCGTTTTTCCGGAGGGACGAGGGGCCCTTGCATCGGACATGTTTCCCCTGAAGCAGCAGAAGGCGGACCGATAGGTGCCGTTAAAAATGGCGACCGCATTATTATAGATATAAGCAACAGGAAAATAGACATAGGGATAACCGCTAAAGAGCTTGCGCAGAGGCTTAAAGGGATTAAGCATCCTGTTAAAAAAGATGTGGGCGGATATCTTTCAAGATATGCCAGCCTTGTACGTTCGGCTAATACAGGCGCCATCGTGGAAAGAAGATAG
- a CDS encoding DUF465 domain-containing protein has translation MQKSLGREAMGNKEELLKALREENEEFRSLEKAHREYEVKLEEFEVKKYLSPTEEVEKARIKKLKLLGKDRMESLIRDFNQSVSLKN, from the coding sequence ATGCAGAAATCCTTGGGGAGAGAAGCTATGGGGAATAAGGAAGAACTTTTAAAGGCTTTAAGAGAAGAGAATGAAGAATTCAGAAGCCTTGAAAAAGCCCACAGGGAGTATGAGGTTAAGCTTGAGGAGTTTGAGGTAAAAAAGTATCTTTCGCCTACAGAAGAGGTTGAAAAGGCAAGGATCAAAAAACTCAAACTTCTCGGCAAAGACAGGATGGAGTCCCTTATCAGAGACTTCAACCAAAGTGTTAGCCTGAAGAATTAA
- the rimI gene encoding ribosomal protein S18-alanine N-acetyltransferase: MGDCPINLYFAPMGFDDLEDVIDIEKRSFSNPWTVDMFVFEMCQIKVSYHYVARKDNSEGQIVGYICFWLFDDADEAQITNVAVEPELRNLGIGREILRFVVGMAIEKKINEMFLEVRVSNMSARHLYESEGFIEIGRRKKYYSDTGEDAIVMKKLLYIR, from the coding sequence ATGGGTGATTGTCCCATCAATCTTTACTTTGCACCGATGGGATTTGATGACCTCGAGGATGTTATTGACATAGAAAAAAGGTCCTTTTCGAATCCATGGACAGTAGACATGTTTGTTTTTGAAATGTGCCAGATAAAAGTATCCTATCATTATGTTGCCCGCAAAGATAACAGTGAAGGACAAATAGTCGGATATATATGCTTCTGGCTTTTTGATGATGCTGATGAAGCGCAAATAACCAATGTTGCGGTGGAACCTGAGCTTCGCAATCTTGGCATAGGAAGAGAGATTCTCCGCTTTGTTGTTGGAATGGCAATAGAAAAAAAGATAAATGAAATGTTTCTTGAAGTGCGGGTATCAAATATGTCTGCAAGGCATTTATATGAAAGTGAGGGGTTCATTGAAATAGGAAGACGCAAAAAATACTACTCGGACACCGGAGAAGATGCAATAGTTATGAAAAAACTCTTATATATTAGATAG
- the tsaB gene encoding tRNA (adenosine(37)-N6)-threonylcarbamoyltransferase complex dimerization subunit type 1 TsaB has protein sequence MGEPVRTLAIDTTTRTGSVAVYSVNPGESAEIVLEAGKNYAETLLSSINRLFEMTGLQMENMELIAVANGPGSFTGLRIGLATAKGLSCSSGVPVKTVSTLEALAGRVSDSSSIICPVLDARRGEVYSAFFRRERDGSLIKTSPELASRIEDVCAAIDDGAVFLGDGVDTYEKKIRLLMGERAVFAPAHLRYPSALAVAQTALKKIAAGEKAETALAVKPLYVRQSDAEIKHG, from the coding sequence GTGGGTGAACCTGTAAGAACACTTGCCATTGATACAACTACCAGAACCGGCAGTGTTGCTGTTTATTCTGTGAATCCCGGTGAATCGGCTGAAATAGTTTTAGAAGCCGGTAAAAATTATGCTGAGACACTCCTCTCTTCCATCAATCGCCTGTTCGAAATGACGGGATTGCAAATGGAAAATATGGAGCTTATCGCAGTTGCCAATGGTCCGGGTTCATTCACCGGATTGCGGATAGGGCTTGCAACTGCGAAAGGGTTGAGTTGTTCCTCTGGAGTACCTGTTAAAACAGTTTCCACCCTTGAGGCGCTTGCTGGAAGAGTAAGCGACAGCAGCTCAATCATTTGTCCGGTGCTTGATGCCCGGAGAGGTGAAGTCTATTCAGCTTTTTTCAGAAGAGAAAGAGACGGCTCTCTTATTAAAACAAGTCCTGAACTTGCATCCAGAATAGAAGATGTATGTGCGGCTATAGATGATGGCGCGGTATTTTTAGGAGACGGCGTTGACACATACGAAAAAAAAATCAGACTCCTCATGGGCGAGAGGGCAGTTTTTGCTCCGGCTCATTTGAGATATCCCTCAGCTCTTGCCGTAGCACAAACTGCTCTTAAAAAAATCGCTGCCGGAGAAAAAGCTGAGACAGCATTGGCTGTAAAGCCATTATATGTCAGACAATCTGATGCAGAGATAAAGCATGGGTGA
- a CDS encoding NAD(P)H-dependent oxidoreductase, with the protein MSKILVVYHSKSGNTEKMAVAVGEGIKKKGVEADVKKVSDVNVDDIPKYDGMIVGSPNYFGSMAAEIKSFFDVSVKHFKKLEWKVGAAFSSTGMQGGGGELTIIDILKALMVHGFIVKGEPSAGHFGPAGIGAPDEKILKECRLLGEKTAELLLKVNRG; encoded by the coding sequence ATGTCAAAGATACTTGTTGTCTACCATTCAAAGAGCGGCAATACTGAAAAGATGGCAGTTGCAGTCGGAGAGGGGATAAAAAAGAAGGGTGTAGAGGCGGATGTTAAAAAAGTTTCTGATGTCAATGTAGATGATATCCCTAAATATGACGGGATGATAGTGGGTTCTCCTAACTACTTTGGATCTATGGCAGCAGAAATAAAAAGTTTTTTTGATGTTAGCGTGAAGCACTTCAAAAAACTGGAATGGAAGGTAGGCGCTGCTTTTTCTTCAACCGGTATGCAGGGGGGAGGAGGAGAACTTACCATCATTGACATATTAAAGGCTCTTATGGTCCATGGATTTATTGTTAAGGGAGAACCATCAGCAGGACATTTCGGCCCGGCAGGCATAGGGGCACCAGATGAAAAAATTCTGAAGGAGTGCAGGCTTCTTGGTGAAAAGACAGCTGAACTTCTTTTAAAGGTTAACCGTGGGTGA
- a CDS encoding MBL fold metallo-hydrolase yields MEKVFKVKFWGVRGSISTPGKSTVKYGGNTPCVEVRCGNNLYICDAGSGLRELGKEILKRKSHEIKFLFSHFHWDHIQGFPFFLPVYNKNYKITMYGESKLSYSFEHLFSGQVMFPYFPVTLQEMDAKISFVEINKNEVLKDGDVLIKMGRLNHPGGCMGYRIEYKGKSFVYATDTEHFSCIDKSLFNLVKDCDVMVYDANYTEDEYSGKEGFPKTGWGHSTWKAGVALAKAANVKKLIIFHHDPDHDDKFIDKIEADARKEFPESYAAYEGMELTL; encoded by the coding sequence ATGGAAAAAGTTTTCAAAGTAAAATTCTGGGGAGTCAGAGGGAGTATCTCAACCCCGGGAAAATCAACGGTAAAGTATGGAGGCAACACTCCGTGCGTGGAAGTAAGATGCGGGAACAATCTTTATATATGCGACGCAGGAAGCGGATTACGTGAGCTAGGGAAAGAAATACTTAAAAGAAAAAGCCATGAAATAAAATTTCTTTTCTCACACTTTCACTGGGACCATATTCAGGGATTCCCTTTTTTCCTCCCCGTGTACAATAAAAATTATAAAATCACCATGTACGGCGAGTCAAAACTTTCCTATTCATTTGAACATCTTTTTTCAGGACAGGTAATGTTTCCCTATTTCCCGGTGACATTGCAGGAAATGGATGCAAAGATCTCGTTTGTAGAAATAAATAAGAATGAAGTGCTTAAGGACGGTGATGTCTTGATAAAGATGGGAAGGCTCAATCATCCTGGAGGATGCATGGGGTACAGAATCGAATATAAAGGGAAGTCCTTCGTATATGCAACCGACACGGAGCATTTCAGCTGCATCGACAAATCCCTGTTCAATCTCGTAAAAGACTGTGATGTCATGGTCTATGATGCAAACTATACGGAAGACGAATATTCAGGGAAGGAGGGATTCCCAAAAACAGGATGGGGGCACTCTACATGGAAAGCGGGGGTCGCTCTTGCAAAAGCGGCAAACGTAAAAAAACTTATCATCTTCCATCATGACCCTGACCATGACGACAAATTCATCGACAAAATCGAAGCAGATGCCCGGAAGGAATTCCCTGAATCATACGCTGCTTACGAGGGAATGGAGTTAACATTATAA
- a CDS encoding GAF domain-containing protein, which produces MSSLSKSKKIPLEKKYKALEKNFKELNRIGTALSSERDYDKLLAMILKKCRELSGADAGSLYLVEKDGNTSCLKFKLAQNDTLSLENVLDLKLPLDKSSLAGYVASTGKTLNLKDAYSITKKAEYSFNRSFDESTGYRTKSLLVIPMKNHTGEITGALQLINRKKNFKSKLTAPAKTEKQVIPFSAENIEIVSSLASQAAVCIENNLLYKNIETLLEGFVKASVTAIEQRDPTTAGHSERVAILTVRLAEIINNLDSGPYREVKFSNEEIKEIRYATLLHDFGKVGVRENVLVKAKKLYPLELDIIKHRFDYIKKYLEREYYRDRCRGIIDEPHSLTVREYYLDNAEQLKKEIENLEMYFSIISNANEPSILPEEKAGELSKLTDRYYHIDGEKIPLLSEHEFHFLSIKKGSLTDEERCEIESHVTHTFNFLDKIPWTKDLKRVPSIAYAHHEKLDGSGYPRSVDLKQIPFQSRLITISDIYDALTAADRPYKKAVIEERALDILLDEAKAKKLDHYLVKLFIDAKIYELVRDYRFKGVI; this is translated from the coding sequence TTGAGCAGCCTCTCAAAAAGTAAAAAAATCCCGCTTGAAAAAAAATATAAGGCGCTTGAAAAAAACTTCAAAGAGTTGAACCGCATTGGAACTGCTCTTTCCTCAGAACGCGATTACGACAAGCTCCTTGCAATGATTCTGAAGAAGTGCAGGGAGCTTTCCGGGGCCGATGCGGGAAGCCTTTACCTGGTTGAGAAAGACGGAAACACGTCATGCCTTAAATTCAAACTTGCGCAGAACGACACACTGTCACTTGAGAATGTCCTTGACCTCAAGCTTCCGTTAGATAAGAGCAGCCTTGCAGGTTATGTAGCCTCTACCGGCAAAACCCTTAATCTAAAAGACGCATACTCAATCACCAAAAAAGCTGAATATTCCTTTAACAGAAGCTTTGACGAGTCAACCGGTTACAGGACAAAATCGCTCCTTGTAATACCGATGAAGAACCACACAGGTGAAATAACAGGAGCTCTTCAGCTCATCAACAGGAAGAAAAATTTCAAATCAAAACTTACTGCTCCGGCTAAAACAGAAAAACAGGTGATACCATTCAGCGCGGAAAATATAGAAATAGTAAGTTCCCTTGCAAGCCAGGCTGCCGTGTGCATAGAGAACAACCTTCTCTATAAAAACATAGAGACCCTCCTTGAAGGCTTCGTTAAGGCATCGGTAACGGCAATAGAGCAAAGAGACCCGACTACTGCAGGTCATTCCGAAAGGGTAGCCATACTCACAGTCAGGCTCGCTGAAATCATTAACAACCTTGACAGCGGCCCATACAGGGAAGTGAAGTTCAGCAATGAAGAAATCAAGGAAATCAGATATGCCACACTGCTTCATGACTTCGGGAAGGTAGGAGTGCGTGAAAATGTCCTGGTAAAAGCAAAAAAACTCTATCCTCTCGAGCTTGACATCATCAAACACCGCTTTGATTACATCAAGAAATATCTTGAAAGAGAATACTACAGGGACAGATGCAGAGGAATAATAGATGAACCTCATTCACTCACAGTACGCGAATACTATCTGGATAACGCCGAGCAGCTTAAAAAGGAGATAGAAAATCTTGAAATGTACTTCTCCATAATAAGCAATGCAAATGAACCATCAATACTACCTGAAGAAAAAGCAGGAGAACTTTCAAAGCTCACAGACAGGTATTACCATATTGATGGAGAGAAAATACCTCTGCTTTCAGAGCATGAATTCCACTTCCTCAGTATAAAGAAGGGGAGCCTCACTGATGAAGAACGGTGCGAGATTGAATCACACGTGACACATACCTTCAATTTTCTCGACAAGATTCCATGGACTAAAGATTTAAAAAGGGTCCCGTCAATTGCATATGCCCATCACGAAAAACTGGATGGCTCCGGCTATCCTCGCAGTGTTGATTTAAAACAGATACCCTTTCAGTCGAGGCTTATAACCATATCCGATATTTATGATGCACTCACTGCAGCAGACAGACCATATAAAAAAGCCGTTATAGAAGAAAGAGCCCTTGACATATTGCTCGATGAGGCAAAAGCAAAAAAGCTTGACCATTATCTGGTCAAGCTTTTCATTGATGCAAAAATATATGAGTTAGTCAGAGACTACAGGTTCAAAGGCGTTATTTAG
- a CDS encoding L-2-amino-thiazoline-4-carboxylic acid hydrolase: MEEKIVGKDFPWEKQREMLIERVSMKLPQLYQNLVATYGPEKGRKVYDDIFEVNFVKRSKVFFGKDIGDIMMAEVDIFPAMGWKIWIDKKDEADGPAWYEHLELCPHWESTKKHKLPDPCDLVCNMDCKMGQKYKVGNWERLKHMPSGDSECLFRITRAK; the protein is encoded by the coding sequence ATGGAAGAAAAAATAGTCGGCAAGGATTTTCCATGGGAAAAACAGAGGGAGATGCTTATTGAAAGAGTTTCAATGAAGCTTCCCCAGCTTTACCAGAACCTTGTTGCAACATACGGGCCTGAAAAAGGAAGAAAAGTATATGATGATATTTTTGAGGTGAACTTCGTAAAGCGTTCGAAGGTTTTCTTTGGCAAGGATATCGGTGATATCATGATGGCTGAGGTTGATATTTTCCCTGCAATGGGCTGGAAAATATGGATAGATAAGAAGGACGAAGCAGATGGGCCTGCCTGGTATGAACACCTTGAACTTTGCCCTCACTGGGAATCTACAAAAAAACATAAACTTCCTGATCCGTGTGACCTTGTTTGTAACATGGACTGCAAGATGGGACAAAAGTACAAAGTTGGGAATTGGGAAAGACTGAAACATATGCCGTCAGGAGACAGTGAGTGTCTTTTCAGGATAACAAGAGCTAAATAA
- a CDS encoding L-2-amino-thiazoline-4-carboxylic acid hydrolase translates to MKLPTPNPTPVEEKWKKICEGLAAERINLYFDLKKVLGEEKGTEVFKRLYDEGIQRIRKNFPGGKLPVGDLMRKELTSFPMLGFELTIDEVEEGGEKAYYEHLTNCPFLNMAKKMKTPELPCDFLCSYDVELAIKDKRGRWEIKSRMGDGASECVFKIKEWKD, encoded by the coding sequence ATGAAATTACCTACCCCGAATCCTACGCCGGTAGAGGAAAAATGGAAGAAAATATGCGAGGGCCTTGCGGCTGAAAGGATCAACCTTTACTTTGATCTTAAGAAGGTTCTTGGAGAAGAAAAAGGGACTGAAGTTTTTAAAAGACTTTATGATGAAGGAATACAGAGAATCCGCAAGAATTTCCCCGGCGGCAAACTCCCTGTGGGCGACCTAATGAGAAAAGAGCTTACAAGCTTTCCCATGCTCGGATTTGAGCTTACTATAGACGAGGTAGAGGAAGGCGGAGAAAAAGCTTATTACGAACATCTTACAAACTGCCCATTCTTAAATATGGCAAAAAAAATGAAAACACCGGAGCTTCCTTGTGACTTCCTCTGCAGCTATGACGTCGAGCTAGCTATTAAGGATAAAAGAGGGCGCTGGGAAATTAAATCCCGTATGGGAGATGGCGCTAGCGAGTGTGTATTTAAGATAAAAGAATGGAAAGACTAA